The Pelorhabdus rhamnosifermentans genome includes the window CACTCATATGATTGAAGGTTGCAGCTAATTGACCAATTTCGTCTTTTGATTTCACGGCTACCTTCTTGCCCAAATGGCCTTGTTCAATTTCTTTCACGGCCTGACCAAGCTCTCGCAAGGGAATGGTAATGCTACGCGCAAAAGCATAGCTAATACCTAGTCCTCCAATCATAATTCCGAAGCCAACCCATTTTAAAGATTCATGAACAGAAGACAAAAACCACTCTTCATGAGCTCCCATCATGCCACGCGAGACCATCCCCATCATATGCCCATTCATGCCTTGACTCTGGCCTGTTAGATATTCCTGAAAGATATGCGCCATTTGCACATTCGCCAGATAAATAAGCAAAACAACTGTGAAACCAACTAATAGAAACATGAGCCCCGTAATGCGATAAGTAATGCTATTGAATTTCTGCTGTAGCAAAGCGATATCCCACCCCATACACAGTTTGGACATACTGCGGATTTTTCGGAGATTCTTCGATTTTACGACGCAAATTCTTCACATGAGCATCAATGGTCCGTTCATAACCTTCAAAAGCATATCCCTGTACTCGCTCAACGATTTGTAAACGGCTAAATACACGACCGGGATTTTCAAAAAACAGCTCAAGTATCTTGAACTCTGTGGGGGTCAAATCAAGTGTTTCACTTCCCTTTTGTACCTGGTGACGTTCACTAGAAAGGGTCAAATCGCCATATTTCAAGAGTGGCTCTGTTTTCGACAATTTGCCTGTGCGCCGAAGAATTACTCTGGCCCTAGCCACAACTTCACGTGGACTAAATGGTTTTGTCACGTAATCATCAGCACCAATGGCCAAACCATTCAATCGATCAGCCTCTTCGTCGCGCGCTGTAAGCATAATAATAGGGATATCACTTTCGTTACGCAGTTTACGACAAATCTCCCAACCATCCGCTCCAGGCAACATGACGTCAAGCACAAGAATATCAGGTTTCAATTGCTTTACAAGTGAAAGAACTTGACTGCCGTCATGCACTTCATGAGCAACAAACCCATCCTGTTCAAAATAAGTTTTTAACAAAGCCGCCAATTTTACATCATCATCCACAATGAAAACAGAATAAGCCATACACTTGCCTCCCAACTAAAACAAGCAAATTACAACTACACCATACCATTTTTCGCTAACAAAATCCAGAATAGAGGGGAAAGTCCAGCTGGATGAATCAAAAAAATAAAAAAAGACCAGATTATTATCGCTATAGGATAAATCTGATCTATTCACTATCAAATATTATCTTCACATTACGTGTTCGTGCTACTGCTACTAAGCCCATGCTAGTTTATCTTCCCCTCAACCATAGCGGTAGCTAATACCAAATGTACCAACAGGATAGTCCCATTTGACAATGCCTTTATTCCCGTGATTATGGCATACAATGCGGCAGGTTCCACATTCAAGACAACCAAGATGATCAAAAGTTACTTCAGAATTTTCGCCTTTCTGCCGATAAAGCACAGCTGGACAAGCCACAAGACAGGGCTTATCCGTACACTGAGCACAAAGGGCCTTATCAATAACAATATGGGGATTTTTTTCATCCGCGTTAAATTTATTATAACCTAGTAAATCTTCCACACTTTGTTTTTTTACTGTCATAGAGATGTCACTCCTTTCCAGCCGTCAGATAGCAGAGAGCCTAAACTGACGTTATTTTTAACGATGCCAAGCATAGCCTTCGACAATTTTGGGGGAACGCTTCCATCCACAGCAAACAGATAATGCATCATATCATTTGCTAACTTAGGGTATTCCGTAAACATCCGTGGAATTTCCAGTAACTTCGGATAGCTCTGATACACCTTCATAGTGGGGATGAGATCTCGTTCAATATTTTCCATATATCTCGGTCCTACTTCGGCGGACGTACGCGCTTCAAGAATCGCCTTGGCCACTGCTATCCCACTCCAGATAGCCAGATCCATACCGCGTATGGTATTTCCCATATTAATCACAAAGCCTGCGGCATCACCAATGACGACCAACCCGTCACGATATAGTTGTTGGGGAAGACCAACAAAGCCCAGCTCGTTAACAAGATGAGCTGCATATTCGACCGTTTTCCCACCGTCCAGGAGCGGGTAGACAGCAGGATGCATTTTAAATTCTTGCATCAGAGTATGAAGTTTTTTCCGCTGGTTACCCAGTCCTCGGGAATTAACTACCAGTCCTAATGATAGGCTGGATTTGTTTGTATAAAGGAAGCCACCGCCACTAATTCCATTGGAAACACCAACAAAGAGACGGGTCGCACCTTCACCCGCTTGCAGTCCAAAGCGGGAATTAATGACTTCTTCAGGCAGTTCAATCATTTCTTTCACACCCACGCCGACTTCACGACTGGTTAAATCATTGCGGAGTCCGGCCTGTTGGGCCATAAAGCTATTCACACCGTCGGCTGCAATAACTGTGTCAGCGAACATTTCTTCACCAGCCGCATCAACGCCGACGATTTTACCATTTTTCTCCATGATTTTATCCACATGGATTCCTGTGACAATCATCGCACCCGCCTCTTCTGCCTTTCCTGCCAACCAATCATCAAAAACAGAACGTAAAATTGAGTAAGACTGGGGAATTCCTTCTTTAAAGCTATAGTCTGTATAATCCAGCGTCATGCCACCTGTTGCACTGACCATGGTAATCTGTTCTTTCACAATGGCCCGTTCAAGAGGTGCCTCAGCCAGCAATTCCGGACCGAGCAAGCTGAGCAAGGAATAGACATATAATCTTCCACCTGTCATGTTTTTATTCCCGCAAGCTGTACCTCTCTCAATAAGGACAACCTCTTTACCCGCCTTCGCCAATACATAAGCTGCAGCCAGTCCAGCTAGTCCACCGCCAACAATGATGACGTCCAGTTTTTCTTCATCGCTCATAAATAATCAATCTCCTTTGTGGTTTATGCCCGCTTGATTACCTGCTGTAATCAAAAACCAGATAATGTTCTATCAACTTCATCAAAGATGATGGTTCCAACCTTAAACGTTTCAAACGCTTTTACTTGTATCGCAGATCGTATCCCGCCTAAATAGCAACCAATCCAAAAAATACTTTTTAAATTTTTATTGTACAATATTAATTTAACATTAAACTATGAATATCTCGTGAAGAAATTATGCAATTTTTAAGATTGAGGAATTTACTCATGATAAAAAACAGACTGAATTTATCTTACAAGATAAATTCAGTCTGTTTTTTATCATAATTTCAGCTATAGCCCTGCTAAGCTGCAAAAAGCAAGCGCACTCCAAGTGCAAAAAGTGCTAGTGACAACAAAGTCAAAATCAGCTTTGATTTAGCTTTGACAGACAAAAAGGCGCCGAATTGTGCACCCGCTACAGCTCCACCGCCAATAAATAAAGCAGGTCCCATTAAAATATTTCCAAGAAAAAAATGTACAGCCACGCCAAAGAAACTAGATATGGCCAAAACAAAATGCGAGGTGGCTGTGGCAATATGTGTAGGAAAAGCCAACAGGAATATCATTGCAGGCACATGAATAATACCGCCGCCAATTCCTAAAATACTCGATAAAAACCCGACAAAAGCACTAAGAATAACACCCAAAGTTCGATTATAAGTAAAGGTAGCCTTATCAAAATCCTCTTGCTCACCTTTCTTTGACGGGCGAAAATACATCAAAAGTGCCATAATCATCAGAAGAATACCAAAAGTAATACGAAAACCAGAGCCAGTAAAATATTCTGCTAAATAACTACCAATAATAGCCCCTGGCAGAGTAGCCAAACTAAACCGAATGGCTGCATCATAATATACTTTTTTTTGTCTAATATAAGCGATTGACCCCGAAAGGGCATTTAAAAATACGACAGTGAGCGACGTACCAATGGCTTGCTGCGGTGCCCAGTTAAAAATCAATAAAAAAATAGGAATTAAAATAACTCCTCCGCCAATACCGACGAGCGTTCCAAATGTCCCTATTGCAAAACCTAAAACAAGATATGCTAACATCGATACCACAAATAACCCTCCTAAAATCCGTTCAGCGTAATATTTTCCTTTCTCCTAATGCCTGTCGCCTCCAGTTTCCGCATAATTAAACTAGCTAAACCAACCTAAAAACATTTCAGACACTCAGAACATCCTAGTCTTATTGCGATAACAGCTTTCGACAAGAATTCTTAAAGATTTCACAGACATTTCTATTATACATGGTCATTTTAAAAATGGTTATTTTTTTTCAATTTTTATTTGCAAACCGCCTGTTATGCTAAATATCCTTCAGCTGAGCTAATCTGGTAAAAAAGCTACGATAAGCCCAATAACTGGCGAAAAGAACCGTAGCAGATACATTACCTGCCAACATAAAAGCGACCATTATCTGATATTTAATCGCTGCGTCAGGTAAGGTACTGTACAGATTTTTATAAAGTAATCCCAGCGCAACCATGGAATTACCCACAAGCATACCACTAATGGGAATGACTTCACTTGAACCATAAAAATCATCATGAGTGCCGTAAACGATCCAGAATAAGCAAGAAGCAGTGTTGTCGTCGTCATGGTACCAACAACATTACAAGCAAGCGATGTACAACAACTAACTGTTCATATATAAATAGCCGGACGAAAACAAAATCGTTTTCGTCCGGTTATCTTTGTTTTTTTACAGTGAAGAAGGTTCGGAAGGACTTACATCTTTCTTCGGTTTATGCAGTTTTTCCGTAATCCAGTGTTCTACGAAAACAAAAAGCATTGGAATAAGAAATATACCAAGGGTCGTAGCCATAAGCATACCGCCGACAACCGCTGTACCCATAGAATTTCTTGCCCCAGCACCAGCACCTGTTGCAATTGCCAGAGGAATACATCCGATAATAAACGCCAACGATGTCATAATAATCGGTCTGAGACGAAGCTTCGCCGCCTCAATAGCAGCTGAAACCGGATTCATTCCCTTATCGACACGCACCTTGGCAAATTCAACAATAAGAATGGCATTTTTTGCAGCCAATCCAATGAGCATGATTAACCCAATCTGCATATAAATGTTATTTTCTAAATGACGAACATACTGGAATAAGAAGGCTCCAAATATTCCTGTCGGTACGGAAAGAAGAATCGCCAGCGGAACACTCCAACTCTCGTAAAGCGCTGCCAAACACAAAAATACGAAAAACAGCGAAAAACCAAAAATAATTGGAGCCCGGCCGCCGGAAATTTTTTCCTCACGACTTTGATCTTCCCATTCATAACTAAAATTAGCCGGCAGCGTTTGAGCGGCGACTTCTTCTAATGCCGTCATCGTCTGCCCGGAACTATAGCCTGATGCCGGATTGCCACCAAGCTTAACGGCCCGATATCCATTATACCGCTGAATAACAGAAGGACCTGTTGTTTTTTCGGATTTAACCAAAGTATTTAATGGCACCATCGTTCCTGATGACGTCCGAACAAAGAAGTAACGAATATCTTCAGCATTATTTCTAAATTGCGGTTGAGCTTGAATAGTCACTTTATAGGTTCGGCCAAATTTATTAAAATCATTGACTTCCATCCCACCAAGGAAAACCTGCAAAGCATTATAAACGTCATCAACAGCAATCCCTAATGTTTTAGCCTTTTCACGATCAACGACATATTTATAGCTAGGAGTATTGATGCTATAGTTCGAATAAATCATTCCTATCTCCGGCCGCTGATGCGCCGCCGCAATAAAGGCTTTAGATATTTGATCAATCTCTTCGTCCGTATGTCCGCCGCGATCTTCCAGCATCAGAGTAAAACCACCTGTTGATCCAATGCCAGGCAATGCGGGTGGATCAAATGCCATTGTCGTCGCTTCTGGAACATGACTGCCCTCTATCATGGTATTTAAGATTTGATGATCCACTTTTAAATTGGCTGTTTGGCGTTCAGCCCACGGCTTCAGTCGAGTAAAAACTATCGCCGCATTGGACTTACCTGCACCGGCCAAAATATCATAGCCGTCAACAAGCATCGTATCCTCAACACCTGGCTGCGAACGAATAAGGCTAGCAATTTTAGTACCCGCGTCATGAGTACGGTTCAAACTTGCCGCCTCAGGCAAATTAATCTGCGAAATGTAGTAACCTTGATCTTCACTCGGAACGTAAGATGAAGGAATTACACGATAAAGCCCGAGAATGCAGACAAACAGGATTCCTACGAATACAAGACCCAGTATCGACCTTTTCAACAGTCGAGTGACGCCGTTACCGTAACTCTCGACAAGCCGTTCAAACCAGTCATTAAAGTTATCAAAAAACTTCGCTAATTGTCCTGAATGAGCATCTGGATTATAAGGCTTCAGAATTAAAGCGCACAGAGCTGGTGTTAAAGATATTGCTACCAGTGCTGATAAAGCCATGGACACAGTAATCGTCAAAGCAAATTGTTTATAAAGCACACCCGTTGTTCCGCCATAAAAAGCCACCGGAATAAACACCGCAGCCAAAACAAAGGCGATTGCAATAACCGGTCCGGAAACTTCCTCCATCGCTCGAATCGTAGCGTCACGGGGACTCAGTCCTGTAAAACGAATATGATGTTCCACCGCTTCAATGACAACAATGGCATCGTCCACTACGAGTCCAATTGCAAGCACCATGGCAAACAAAGTTAAGGTATTAATAGTAAAGCCTAACACCACGAAGGCACCAAAAGTACCAATTAACGAAATAGGCACAGCCAGCATGGGTATAAGCGTTGCTCGCCAGTTTTGCAAAAACAGAAAGACTACCATCAATACTAGCAACATGGCTTCAACAAAAGTAATGGCTACTTCCTTCATCGATTCGCGAACAAATTCAGTAGTATCAACAACCACTTTATACTGCAAATCATTAGGAAATTTTTTAGCAGCCTCGGCAATAACCCGTTTGCATTCGGTAACAGTATCCAAAATGTTCGCACCCGTTGTCAGCCGAATCGCAAAAGCTGCAGCTGGTTTCCCATTCTGTTCTGAATCAAAGGAATAACTCCTGCCACCTAAATTGACATCTGCTACATCACCCAGACGAACTAATGTACCGTCTGTTTTGGACCGAAGAATGATTTTCTTGAATTCTTCCGGATCAGACAGACGTCCCTGCACCCGCGCGGTATATTGAAATTGTTGGTCATCTGGTGAAGGCTGCTGACCAATGGTTCCTGCCGGAGCCTGTACATTCTGATCGTTAATGGCATTAGAAACATCCGTTGCAGTCAAGCCAAGCTGTGCCATTTTATCCGGTTTGAGCCAAATACGCATACCAAAGTCAGTGCCGAATTCGGTAATATCGCCGACGCCTTTGATACGCTTGAGATCTTCAATCATGTACAGGCTAGCATAATTCTTCAAAAAAACCTTGTCATAAGAACTATTCGGTGAATAAAGTGAGAAGACCATCGCCATATCCGGTGATACTTTAGTTGTAGTAACTCCGTACTGCGTAACAGACAATGGCAAGGACGCATTAGCCTGAGCCACCCTATTTTGTGTTCCTACGGCATCAATGTCCCCATTGGTCCCTAAATCAAAT containing:
- a CDS encoding response regulator transcription factor: MAYSVFIVDDDVKLAALLKTYFEQDGFVAHEVHDGSQVLSLVKQLKPDILVLDVMLPGADGWEICRKLRNESDIPIIMLTARDEEADRLNGLAIGADDYVTKPFSPREVVARARVILRRTGKLSKTEPLLKYGDLTLSSERHQVQKGSETLDLTPTEFKILELFFENPGRVFSRLQIVERVQGYAFEGYERTIDAHVKNLRRKIEESPKNPQYVQTVYGVGYRFATAEIQ
- a CDS encoding ferredoxin family protein, whose protein sequence is MTVKKQSVEDLLGYNKFNADEKNPHIVIDKALCAQCTDKPCLVACPAVLYRQKGENSEVTFDHLGCLECGTCRIVCHNHGNKGIVKWDYPVGTFGISYRYG
- a CDS encoding FAD-dependent oxidoreductase; translation: MSDEEKLDVIIVGGGLAGLAAAYVLAKAGKEVVLIERGTACGNKNMTGGRLYVYSLLSLLGPELLAEAPLERAIVKEQITMVSATGGMTLDYTDYSFKEGIPQSYSILRSVFDDWLAGKAEEAGAMIVTGIHVDKIMEKNGKIVGVDAAGEEMFADTVIAADGVNSFMAQQAGLRNDLTSREVGVGVKEMIELPEEVINSRFGLQAGEGATRLFVGVSNGISGGGFLYTNKSSLSLGLVVNSRGLGNQRKKLHTLMQEFKMHPAVYPLLDGGKTVEYAAHLVNELGFVGLPQQLYRDGLVVIGDAAGFVINMGNTIRGMDLAIWSGIAVAKAILEARTSAEVGPRYMENIERDLIPTMKVYQSYPKLLEIPRMFTEYPKLANDMMHYLFAVDGSVPPKLSKAMLGIVKNNVSLGSLLSDGWKGVTSL
- a CDS encoding sulfite exporter TauE/SafE family protein, whose amino-acid sequence is MLAYLVLGFAIGTFGTLVGIGGGVILIPIFLLIFNWAPQQAIGTSLTVVFLNALSGSIAYIRQKKVYYDAAIRFSLATLPGAIIGSYLAEYFTGSGFRITFGILLMIMALLMYFRPSKKGEQEDFDKATFTYNRTLGVILSAFVGFLSSILGIGGGIIHVPAMIFLLAFPTHIATATSHFVLAISSFFGVAVHFFLGNILMGPALFIGGGAVAGAQFGAFLSVKAKSKLILTLLSLALFALGVRLLFAA
- a CDS encoding ABC transporter permease translates to MGNSMVALGLLYKNLYSTLPDAAIKYQIMVAFMLAGNVSATVLFASYWAYRSFFTRLAQLKDI
- a CDS encoding efflux RND transporter permease subunit, producing MSKFFIERPIFAIVLAIIISVAGLVSAFSLPVAQYPQITPPQATVSATYVGANAQVVEQTIAQLIELKVNGVENMISMLSTSTDNGSYSLNVKFDLGTNGDIDAVGTQNRVAQANASLPLSVTQYGVTTTKVSPDMAMVFSLYSPNSSYDKVFLKNYASLYMIEDLKRIKGVGDITEFGTDFGMRIWLKPDKMAQLGLTATDVSNAINDQNVQAPAGTIGQQPSPDDQQFQYTARVQGRLSDPEEFKKIILRSKTDGTLVRLGDVADVNLGGRSYSFDSEQNGKPAAAFAIRLTTGANILDTVTECKRVIAEAAKKFPNDLQYKVVVDTTEFVRESMKEVAITFVEAMLLVLMVVFLFLQNWRATLIPMLAVPISLIGTFGAFVVLGFTINTLTLFAMVLAIGLVVDDAIVVIEAVEHHIRFTGLSPRDATIRAMEEVSGPVIAIAFVLAAVFIPVAFYGGTTGVLYKQFALTITVSMALSALVAISLTPALCALILKPYNPDAHSGQLAKFFDNFNDWFERLVESYGNGVTRLLKRSILGLVFVGILFVCILGLYRVIPSSYVPSEDQGYYISQINLPEAASLNRTHDAGTKIASLIRSQPGVEDTMLVDGYDILAGAGKSNAAIVFTRLKPWAERQTANLKVDHQILNTMIEGSHVPEATTMAFDPPALPGIGSTGGFTLMLEDRGGHTDEEIDQISKAFIAAAHQRPEIGMIYSNYSINTPSYKYVVDREKAKTLGIAVDDVYNALQVFLGGMEVNDFNKFGRTYKVTIQAQPQFRNNAEDIRYFFVRTSSGTMVPLNTLVKSEKTTGPSVIQRYNGYRAVKLGGNPASGYSSGQTMTALEEVAAQTLPANFSYEWEDQSREEKISGGRAPIIFGFSLFFVFLCLAALYESWSVPLAILLSVPTGIFGAFLFQYVRHLENNIYMQIGLIMLIGLAAKNAILIVEFAKVRVDKGMNPVSAAIEAAKLRLRPIIMTSLAFIIGCIPLAIATGAGAGARNSMGTAVVGGMLMATTLGIFLIPMLFVFVEHWITEKLHKPKKDVSPSEPSSL